The Bacillus sp. NEB1478 genome contains the following window.
GTACTGCCGGCAGGTTCAATCCCCGTTATGGATTGGTGGCCGCTGTTCCCAATGGGAGCGATCGGATTCTCGTTCTTTTTAGTACCTTTTGCAATTGGCTATCGCCAGCTCGTTACCCACACTTTGCCGGCTGAAGCGATCAAGCATCTAGGTAAACAAGTGTTATTGCTTGGTGTGATCGTTCTGGCAATCGCAACAGCAGGTCACTTTTTTGAATTGCCTTTGCTGCTTGCTATTTCGATAGCTGCTGGAATTGCCGGCCGGGAACTGATCACACTCGTCACAAGCCAGCGAGATGATACAAGGCCATCGTATTTTGTACAGCGCGATCAAGGCCTGATTATCCTTGGGGTCGTCCCAGGAACACCGGCTGCTAAGATGGGACTGAAAATAGGAGAAGTTATCGTAAAAGCGAATGGTGTAACGCTGACACACGAAACAAGCCTCTACCGTGCTCTTCAAGTGAATGCAGCCTATTGCAAACTGGAAGTGCTCAACTTAAATGGTGAGGTTCGATTCGTACAAGGATCACTTTATCAAAATGAGCATCACCAGCTGGGAGTTCTTTTGGTACAAGATGTAGTGGAAAAGAGTAAGGCTGTTGGGAACTGATTGTAGTTTTTCATAATTTAGCTGAATTACAAAATATTTATGAAAAGAGCCCACAAAAAGTGAGCTCTTTTTTAATACTTATTTATAGAATCTCTTATTTTAAATCCCAAGATTCACTCAGTAGATAAATCCCTCTTTTTATTTCTTCTTCTGATACTCCCGAAAATCCTAATGAAATTGTATTAAAAGCATAACCTTTTTTGTATGAATCAGATACAGGATACACTCTTACACCATGACTTTCAGCTTTTTGAATGAGGTCCTTTTCACTTAACTCTAAATAAACATCAATGAGAATTCGTGGACCGGAATTTTCCCCGTGAATTTTAACTTTATCTCCTAACTCTCTTATTACTGCTTCTAAAATGATGTTTCTTTTCTTACGGTAAAGCTTTCTCATTCTATTTAAATGTTTTTGCCATTCACCATTTTGTATGAACTCAGCAAGGGCAAATTGATTAATTGAAGAAACCGTTTGTTTGAATAGCGAGGTAACCTGAGTTGCTTTCTTTAATAATGACTGTGGAAGAATCATATAGCTAATACGCAGTGTAGGAAGAAAAGAATTTGAAAAAGTTCCTAAATAGACAACACGATTCTCCTTATCAAGTGCTTGCAAGGAAGGAATAGGTTGACCACTGTATCTAAATTCCCCATCATAATCATCCTCAATAATAAAGGAATGATTATCAGCTGCCCATTTTAATAATTCTAGCCTTCTATTAATTGTCATCATTCTTCCTAAAGGATATTGATGCGACGGTGTTATATAAATTAAGTCAGGGTTGTTTTTCTTAACTGCGTACATTTTTAAGCCTTCACTATCTAGTGGTAAATGGATGATTTCTTTTCGATTTAACTCAAAAATTTCTCTAGATCTTGGGTACCCAGGCTCCTCGAAGCCCACTTTTAAACTAGTGTTTAGAATGTGACATAAAATCTGCAGGAGGTAAGAGGTGCTTGCACCAATAATGATTTGATTTGGATCGCAATTTACGCCTCTGGATTGGTAAAGGTATTCGGTTATAAGAGATCGAAGCTCAATCTCTCCTAAGACGTCCCCAGGTCGACAAAGCTTTTCTGAATATTTATCTAAGCTAGCAACAACATTCTTTCTCCAAGCAGAAAAGGGAAAAAAACTAGAATCAACGTGACCATAGTGAAAATCAATGATTTTATTTGTTATTACATTAAAATCTTGCACAGGTAATTCAGCAGGCTTTGGATCAGGGTTTATCAAAAATGACTCATCATAATCTGCAAAAAGGCCGCTCCTTGGCTTACTTAAAATATAGCCTTCTGCTAAGAGTTGATCGTATGCTCGTTCAACAGTTGTTTGACTAATAAGTAGTTTTTTTGCAAGGTGTCTTTTTGAAGGAAGTTTTATTCCATTTTTAATTCGCCCATCGTGCATATTACTTTTAAAGAAATTAATAAGTTGTTGATACAATGGAATTTTGGAATTCCTGTTTAAAAACGGTGTTAAGTCCAATGGATGGTACTCCTTCAAACTGACTTTGTTAAAAATGATAAAACTGGCCTTTTTCAAAAGGTCAGTTTGAGCTTACGTTTATTATAATTAATATTATTATTTTGACAAGTCAATTCAAAGTATAGGACTGGGGAGTGATTATAGTGAATGTAACTACAAAAGGTTGGATTTATGGTTTTATAGGAGTACTTATATTTAGCGGTTCCCTTCCTGCAACTCGTGTTGCTGTCGGTGAGCTTGATCCATACTTTGTTACGGTATTTCGGGCCGCAATTGCTGGACTTTTATCCATGTTAGTCATAATGATTTTAAGAGCAAAACGACCTGAAAAATCTGATATATTATCACTAATTATTGTAGCACTTGGAGTTGTTATTGGTTTCCCACTTCTCACAGCTTTGGCACTTGAGCATAATACTTCTGCTCATGCTATAGTCTTTTTAGGTCTTCTACCATTATTAACAGCAATATTTGGGGTAATAAGAGGTGGCGAACGACCCAGCATTGTTTTTTGGGTCTTCTCACTAATAGGAAGCTTTTTGGTTGCAGGATTTGCTTTATTTAAAGGAGGCGAGTCTTTACTACTTGGCGATTTGTATATGTTGATTGCTATAATAGTTTGTGGCTTGGGCTATGCTGAAGGTGCTAAATTGTCTCGTAAATTAGGTAATTGGCAGGTGATTTCTTGGGCGCTTGTATTGTCCCTTCCCTTTATGGCCATACTCTCAATTTATCTTTTTCCAAGTTCTTGGGAAGAGATTAGTTTTAGAACATACGTGAGTTTAGCTTATGTTTCCTTGTTTAGCATGTATATAGGATTTGTTTTCTGGTATAGGGGTCTTTCTCAAGGGGGCATAGCATCAGTGGGGCAGTTACAACTGTTGCAACCATTCTTTGGACTCTTACTTGCAGCTGTGATTCTTCAAGAGGAAGTTGGCCTTTTACTCGTTCTAGTAAATGTCGGTGTGGTGTTTTGTGTTGCTGCAGCAAAACGATTTTCAAGTAAAAGCTTTTATAAAAAGAAAGTACCGAGAGTCTAAAATCCTTTTAACAATATAAAGGTTTATGAATTTGCAGTGACATAAAATAGTATAGTTCTTCAACAAAAAGGGATCCTTATATCTCAAATTACCTCGAACCGACAAAAAACGGCAAATTCGCTATCCTCCTACCAATCCACCTGCAACTCCTAAGTAAAGAATTCATGCTAAATGCAGTTTTATTTTTTTTATTTCAATTTAGGACATATGTCCTTCCCTGCATGATGCAATGTACCTTTTAATAAGAGTACAGAGAAACGAGTAGGGGGAGAGATAATATGAAGGGAAGTTTATTTGCTTTTTTCGGAGGAGCCTTTATTACACTGCAAGGGGTGGCGAACTCACGAATTAGCCAAGACATTGGATCTTGGCAGGCGGCGATGATCACTCAATTAACAGGATTTATTATGGCATTTACTATTCTAATGATTCTTCGAGATAAAAAGTGGCGCAATTTTAAGCAAGTTAAGCCATTATATTTAATCGGAGGCAGCTTTGGAGCGATCGTGGTTTACAGCAATATTACCGCTATTTATCATATTGGCGTTACGCTGACGATTTCTGGTCTATTGATTGCACAGCTATGTTTGACCTTTTTAATAGATAGCAAAGGATGGTTCGGTGTATCTAAACAAAAAATGAGGATGCCTCAGTTCATCGGTATGGGTATGATGATTACAGGAGTCATCATTCTAAGTTTTTAATCTGTAAAAATAACGGGGATAGGCTATGAGGTGAATAGTGTTGATGAAAGAACTAAAAAATCGTGAACTGCTCCATTCCTATATACATTCACATCAAATTGAAGCGATATTTAACGAACCATTAATCCCATACTTAGCACTTTATAGTTTCGATCCTGGTGAACTGATCTGTTCCCAAGGAGATCCTTCACACTATTTATTTATATTGGTTAAAGGCAAAGTGAAGATTTTTACCACTTCACCAGAAGGCAAGACGCTTATCCTTTCTTTTAAGACGCCGCTTGATGCGATCGGCGATATTGAATACGTTCATGGGTCTGACATTATCAATACGGTTGAAGCTGTTTCCTCCGTCCATATGATCGGAATTTATCATCGCTGGCTGAAAATGTACGGCAATGACCATGCGCCTCTTCTGCAATTTTTATTGAAAATCATCACGAACAAGTTCTACATTAAATCAAGTTCTTTAAGTTTCAACCTGCTCTACCCCGTGGAAGTGAGGCTTGCTAGTTATTTGTTGTCAGTGTCGTTCGACGAGACGGATTCCCTTTATAAAGGACAGATCCACATCAGCATTAAGGATGCTGCAAACTTGATCGGAACTAGCTACAGGCATTTAAACCGTGTTATTCAGCAGTTTTGTATAAAAGGACTGATCGAGCGAAGCAAAGGCTTCATCCTCGTTAAGAACAGGGAAGGATTAAGCACGCTGGCAGGGCAAAGTATTTATGAATAACCCCAATTGCGTGTCTAGGAAAAAAATAAGTCACCATATAGGAGAGTAAAGGATTATGATTATAGGTCTGTTATTGGCGGTCATTGCGGGTTCTCTGGTAAGCCTGCAAAATATTTTTAACAGCAAAGTGAATGAACGGGCTGGATCATGGGCCACTACTACATTAGTATTATTTCTAGGATTCTTTGCTTCTCTAACATTCGGTTTGATTTTTGAAGGGAAGGAGCTATTTGTCTTAGAAAATATGAAGACTTGGTACTGGTTCAGCGGTTTGATCGGTGTAGGAGTAGTCGTCTGCCTGACAAACGGAATGAAACTGCTTGGTCCGACTGTTGCGATCTCGATTGTGCTTACTTCACAGCTGGCATTTGCTTTATTATGGGATTCACTTGGCTGGCTCGGTCTGGAAAGGGTTCCTTTTACCTTTCAGCAGCTAATAGGCGTAATTGTTATCGCCGCAGGGATTTTTGTTTTTAAATTAAGCGGTGGAAATGACAAGCATTTAAAGATAGCTGATAACCTAAAAAATAGTTGCGTTTCACAAAATCAAAAAGCATTATAATTTGATTTGATATAAAAGCTTATCCCAGAGATTTAGGGTAAGCTTTTTCTCGTGTAATTAAATGGGAAAAAGCACAAACTATTTTAGGTGATTCGTTTGAATGATAAAAGGGTAATATTTGTAAATATCATGAATACAAAGTAGTTTTTAACAGAACCCCGAAAAGTGTCGAAAAATTACGAATTATAGAATATAATAAAATATATAGGGGAATGTCAAAAACTTAATACTAATCATTGCAAACATGGAGGTTTTTTATGAAGAAAAGTATTTTTAGGAAAAAGAGTATCCCTGATTTAGTGGCGGCTTCAAAATCAGGTACAACACTCCACAAAGAGTTAGGTACTTTGGATTTAACGCTGCTTGGAATTGGTGCTATTATCGGGACTGGTATTTTTGTCCTGACAGGTACGGGTGCTCTTACGGCAGGACCTGCACTAATTATTTCGTTTATAATTGCAGGACTGGCATGTCTATTTGCTGCACTTTCATATGCAGAATTTGCGTCTACTGTTCCGGTATCAGGTTCAGTTTACACGTATACCTATGCAACAATGGGTGAATTTATAGCTTGGATTATCGGCTGGGATTTGATTCTTGAATATTTACTCGCTGTAAGCGCTGTATCTGTCGGATGGTCTGGTTATTTTCAGTCTCTTTTAAAAGGTATGGGAATTCATCTCCCGACTGTTTTCACAGCCGCTCCTGGAGCAGTGCCTGGCACAACAACTTATTTTAATCTTCCAGCATTTTTAATCGTTATGCTCATTACGTTTTTGCTGTCAGTTGGTGTTAAACAATCAAAACGTGTAAACAACATCATGGTGGTTTTAAAAGTAATTGTTGTAATTTTGTTCATCGTCGTTGCAGTTGGCTATGTAAAGCCTGCAAACTGGACGCCATTTACACCATTTGGATTTAATGGAATCTTTGAAGCGGCAGCACTTGTTTTCTTTGCTTTTATCGGTTTTGATGCTATTGCTTCTGCTGCAGAAGAAACTAAGAATCCAAACCGGGATCTTCCAAAGGGAATCATGTTATCTCTCTTAATCTGTACGATTCTATATGTAGTCGTTACAGGAATTATGACTGGGGTTGTACCATTTGGTCAGTTTAAAGGAAATGAAGATCATCCAATTTCTCTAGTTCTTCAAGTAGCTGGTCAAGACTGGGTGGCAGGGATTGTTGATGTTGGTGCCATTCTTGGGATGACAACTGTAATGCTAGTTATGCTTTACGGACAGACGCGAGTGTCTTATGCGATGGCTCGTGATGGTTTATTGCCAAACTTCTTTAAATCTGTTCATCAAAAATACCGTACACCATACGGATCTACTTGGTTCTTCGGTATCGTCGCTGGATTGATGGGAGCAT
Protein-coding sequences here:
- a CDS encoding PDZ domain-containing protein; the protein is MTDTFVNELLQGMGLLFLHPLFYGFLLIAFLIGFKRVKRERKEFKVKVHPVIDNLILSVFPGILIGLIGSIIFVTAGVTLPIGMIALIGIIYVVLGLTFKTRFMAPAYAVSLAAIIGLLLPRFNTGVNFLDQWFKDIEKTPLDSLAVILGVLLIQEGILIIWKGSERTSPRLFKGKRGHYVGGHEATRFWITPQFLVLPAGSIPVMDWWPLFPMGAIGFSFFLVPFAIGYRQLVTHTLPAEAIKHLGKQVLLLGVIVLAIATAGHFFELPLLLAISIAAGIAGRELITLVTSQRDDTRPSYFVQRDQGLIILGVVPGTPAAKMGLKIGEVIVKANGVTLTHETSLYRALQVNAAYCKLEVLNLNGEVRFVQGSLYQNEHHQLGVLLVQDVVEKSKAVGN
- a CDS encoding PLP-dependent aminotransferase family protein, translating into MDLTPFLNRNSKIPLYQQLINFFKSNMHDGRIKNGIKLPSKRHLAKKLLISQTTVERAYDQLLAEGYILSKPRSGLFADYDESFLINPDPKPAELPVQDFNVITNKIIDFHYGHVDSSFFPFSAWRKNVVASLDKYSEKLCRPGDVLGEIELRSLITEYLYQSRGVNCDPNQIIIGASTSYLLQILCHILNTSLKVGFEEPGYPRSREIFELNRKEIIHLPLDSEGLKMYAVKKNNPDLIYITPSHQYPLGRMMTINRRLELLKWAADNHSFIIEDDYDGEFRYSGQPIPSLQALDKENRVVYLGTFSNSFLPTLRISYMILPQSLLKKATQVTSLFKQTVSSINQFALAEFIQNGEWQKHLNRMRKLYRKKRNIILEAVIRELGDKVKIHGENSGPRILIDVYLELSEKDLIQKAESHGVRVYPVSDSYKKGYAFNTISLGFSGVSEEEIKRGIYLLSESWDLK
- a CDS encoding DMT family transporter, with amino-acid sequence MNVTTKGWIYGFIGVLIFSGSLPATRVAVGELDPYFVTVFRAAIAGLLSMLVIMILRAKRPEKSDILSLIIVALGVVIGFPLLTALALEHNTSAHAIVFLGLLPLLTAIFGVIRGGERPSIVFWVFSLIGSFLVAGFALFKGGESLLLGDLYMLIAIIVCGLGYAEGAKLSRKLGNWQVISWALVLSLPFMAILSIYLFPSSWEEISFRTYVSLAYVSLFSMYIGFVFWYRGLSQGGIASVGQLQLLQPFFGLLLAAVILQEEVGLLLVLVNVGVVFCVAAAKRFSSKSFYKKKVPRV
- a CDS encoding DMT family transporter, with translation MKGSLFAFFGGAFITLQGVANSRISQDIGSWQAAMITQLTGFIMAFTILMILRDKKWRNFKQVKPLYLIGGSFGAIVVYSNITAIYHIGVTLTISGLLIAQLCLTFLIDSKGWFGVSKQKMRMPQFIGMGMMITGVIILSF
- a CDS encoding cyclic nucleotide-binding domain-containing protein, which encodes MKELKNRELLHSYIHSHQIEAIFNEPLIPYLALYSFDPGELICSQGDPSHYLFILVKGKVKIFTTSPEGKTLILSFKTPLDAIGDIEYVHGSDIINTVEAVSSVHMIGIYHRWLKMYGNDHAPLLQFLLKIITNKFYIKSSSLSFNLLYPVEVRLASYLLSVSFDETDSLYKGQIHISIKDAANLIGTSYRHLNRVIQQFCIKGLIERSKGFILVKNREGLSTLAGQSIYE
- a CDS encoding DMT family transporter, which gives rise to MIIGLLLAVIAGSLVSLQNIFNSKVNERAGSWATTTLVLFLGFFASLTFGLIFEGKELFVLENMKTWYWFSGLIGVGVVVCLTNGMKLLGPTVAISIVLTSQLAFALLWDSLGWLGLERVPFTFQQLIGVIVIAAGIFVFKLSGGNDKHLKIADNLKNSCVSQNQKAL
- a CDS encoding amino acid transporter; this encodes MKKSIFRKKSIPDLVAASKSGTTLHKELGTLDLTLLGIGAIIGTGIFVLTGTGALTAGPALIISFIIAGLACLFAALSYAEFASTVPVSGSVYTYTYATMGEFIAWIIGWDLILEYLLAVSAVSVGWSGYFQSLLKGMGIHLPTVFTAAPGAVPGTTTYFNLPAFLIVMLITFLLSVGVKQSKRVNNIMVVLKVIVVILFIVVAVGYVKPANWTPFTPFGFNGIFEAAALVFFAFIGFDAIASAAEETKNPNRDLPKGIMLSLLICTILYVVVTGIMTGVVPFGQFKGNEDHPISLVLQVAGQDWVAGIVDVGAILGMTTVMLVMLYGQTRVSYAMARDGLLPNFFKSVHQKYRTPYGSTWFFGIVAGLMGALIPLNELAKLVNIGTLSAFVLVSVAVMVLRKTQPDLPRAFRCPAVPLIPILAIVFCGFLMAQLDGATWIRFIIWLGIGVLIYFGYSKRHSQLNREKTNI